One Pseudobdellovibrionaceae bacterium genomic window carries:
- a CDS encoding RDD family protein: MQDKRPPGLPMNPSGNAYQGFMSDAERAKDYSEFSAASFEQRVIAWTIDILILGIFTRILDAVLGDSGFKTTANLLILISYFIYGHQKYQRTLGKHLMGLRIVSTEPGEALSVGRLFLRDILGRSLCGLTLGLGYLPALFTEDRRAMHDYFGKTKVVSLKPVPEVALGMQLARGFGILAGLALLLGGGFYYRLFHTAWPLERLQQGYYAKGVRMKGISGNLTNGFMIKRIDWEESGEKIELEDLFIDVEASFRAMSDDDYHIRKISIARANLVFQRDESGITEEATITADEVVPEKRPRRARERITVPRLRVDEVDLNNVKLDLAGRLIDLKRFFLSGLSMQGKRFALERVYVDSKDLSLGLAGFAWDDGVFKTDGPVQVVLRQGLFPEALRADLDLNFEINGTWPDVNLEAAGFRQKLKVRRQALGTQVSVSDWSPGHYLRGYWPIHRLSLRFEGRGDIKTMLLTTPVTGQMNLQHIPYRVSQGQTLLTVMARGLIFEHQRGAYTSQVAVNPMLMTKGGWFRMASTLQASTPEEDLAYLYFGQPLTALDEPRRNRIQADLRFFNDPLIKPDALSELAGLKDSLGGPAEGPTPVLPYVQRAPSNETEASGLDD; the protein is encoded by the coding sequence ATGCAGGATAAACGTCCTCCGGGCTTGCCCATGAACCCTTCGGGGAATGCTTATCAAGGCTTTATGAGCGATGCGGAACGCGCGAAAGACTATTCCGAGTTCTCGGCGGCGTCGTTTGAACAGCGTGTGATCGCTTGGACCATCGATATTTTGATCTTGGGAATCTTCACGCGGATCCTGGATGCGGTTTTGGGCGATTCGGGCTTCAAAACCACGGCCAATCTGCTGATCTTGATCTCGTATTTCATCTACGGACATCAGAAGTATCAACGGACTTTGGGTAAACACTTGATGGGTCTGCGGATCGTCTCGACCGAACCCGGCGAGGCGCTCTCTGTCGGGCGACTTTTCTTGCGGGATATTCTTGGCCGTAGCCTCTGCGGTTTGACGTTGGGGCTGGGTTATCTGCCGGCGCTTTTTACGGAAGACCGTCGCGCGATGCACGACTATTTCGGTAAAACGAAAGTGGTCTCGTTGAAGCCCGTGCCCGAGGTCGCCCTTGGTATGCAGCTCGCGCGCGGATTCGGGATATTGGCGGGACTGGCTCTGCTTTTGGGGGGCGGATTTTATTACCGCTTGTTCCATACCGCATGGCCGCTCGAACGTTTGCAGCAGGGTTATTACGCCAAGGGAGTCCGGATGAAAGGGATCTCCGGAAACCTCACAAACGGCTTCATGATCAAACGCATCGACTGGGAAGAGAGCGGCGAAAAAATCGAGCTCGAAGATCTTTTCATCGATGTCGAGGCGAGCTTCCGCGCGATGTCGGATGACGACTATCATATCCGCAAGATCTCTATCGCGCGGGCCAACCTGGTGTTTCAGCGGGATGAAAGCGGAATTACGGAAGAAGCGACGATCACGGCGGACGAGGTCGTTCCCGAAAAACGGCCGCGTCGAGCCCGGGAGCGCATCACGGTGCCGCGCCTTCGCGTCGACGAGGTCGACTTGAATAACGTCAAGCTCGATTTGGCGGGGCGTTTGATTGATCTGAAACGTTTCTTTTTGTCGGGGCTCTCGATGCAGGGAAAACGTTTCGCGCTCGAACGGGTCTACGTCGACAGCAAAGACCTTTCGTTGGGGCTTGCGGGGTTCGCGTGGGATGACGGGGTTTTCAAGACGGACGGGCCCGTGCAGGTGGTGCTTCGCCAAGGGCTGTTTCCCGAAGCCTTGCGTGCCGATCTGGATCTGAATTTTGAAATCAACGGCACTTGGCCGGACGTGAATCTTGAAGCCGCGGGCTTCCGCCAGAAGTTGAAAGTGCGTCGTCAGGCGCTGGGAACTCAAGTGAGCGTGAGCGATTGGTCGCCGGGGCACTATCTGCGGGGCTACTGGCCGATTCATCGGTTGAGTCTGCGGTTCGAGGGACGTGGGGACATCAAAACCATGTTGCTGACGACGCCCGTGACGGGACAAATGAATCTGCAGCACATCCCTTACCGCGTGAGCCAAGGCCAGACGTTGTTAACCGTGATGGCTCGAGGCTTGATCTTCGAACACCAGCGCGGCGCTTACACGAGCCAGGTCGCGGTCAATCCGATGCTGATGACGAAAGGGGGTTGGTTCCGCATGGCGAGCACGCTGCAAGCGTCGACGCCCGAAGAGGATCTGGCCTATCTGTACTTTGGTCAGCCGCTCACCGCACTGGATGAACCGCGCCGTAATCGCATTCAGGCGGATCTTCGCTTCTTCAACGATCCGCTCATCAAGCCGGACGCGCTGAGCGAGCTTGCGGGACTCAAAGACTCCCTGGGCGGCCCGGCGGAAGGTCCGACTCCGGTCCTGCCTTACGTCCAGCGCGCGCCTTCGAATGAAACCGAAGCGTCCGGCCTCGACGACTAA
- the ffh gene encoding signal recognition particle protein, translated as MFDQLQEKILSSVKKIRGQHKISETNIEDALKEIRLSLLEADVNFKVVKSLLERVKQKALGHEVLGNVNPGQQFVKIFHDELVATLGGDAVDINCREKPSILMMVGLQGAGKTTTSAKLALYIRQKLGKKPGLVPADIYRPAAIEQLQTLGKQNNIPVYPSKPEQKPEEILTAARRWAEDNLVDVLILDTAGRLQIDEALMDELVRLKGLGQPQEILLVADAMLGQQAVNVAEGFNQKLGLTGLVLTKVDGDARGGAALSIREVTGVPIKFLGVGEKVAALEVFHPDRLAKRILDMGDVLSLVEKAADVVSEKEARDSAKKMMKNEFTLEDFLSQIQTLKKLGGFESLLKFLPGAGQLTKQMKGMAPPDDEIKKIEAVIRSMTPQERRDPRVLNASRRERIAKGSGTQVQDVNRLVRQFDEAKKMMSGLMKMGMGRGKGLPF; from the coding sequence ATGTTCGATCAGCTCCAAGAAAAGATTCTTTCCAGCGTGAAGAAGATCCGGGGTCAGCACAAGATCTCGGAAACCAACATCGAAGACGCGCTGAAGGAAATTCGTCTTTCGCTTCTGGAAGCCGACGTCAATTTCAAGGTCGTCAAATCTCTCCTGGAGCGGGTGAAACAAAAAGCCCTCGGCCACGAGGTTCTGGGGAACGTGAACCCGGGCCAGCAGTTCGTCAAAATCTTCCACGACGAGCTCGTCGCCACGTTGGGCGGGGACGCGGTCGACATCAACTGCCGCGAGAAGCCCTCGATCCTCATGATGGTGGGTCTGCAGGGGGCCGGGAAAACCACGACCAGCGCGAAGCTCGCGCTCTACATCCGGCAGAAGCTCGGTAAAAAACCGGGGCTGGTCCCGGCGGATATCTACCGTCCCGCCGCGATCGAACAGCTCCAGACGCTGGGAAAACAGAATAACATTCCGGTTTATCCCTCGAAGCCCGAGCAAAAACCCGAAGAGATCCTGACCGCCGCGCGCAGGTGGGCGGAGGATAACCTCGTCGACGTTTTGATCCTCGATACCGCGGGCCGTTTGCAGATCGATGAAGCCCTGATGGACGAACTCGTCCGCCTGAAAGGCCTGGGGCAACCGCAAGAGATCCTGCTCGTCGCGGACGCGATGCTCGGTCAGCAGGCCGTAAACGTCGCCGAAGGTTTCAACCAGAAGCTGGGGCTCACCGGCCTCGTGCTCACGAAGGTGGACGGGGACGCGCGCGGGGGCGCGGCGCTTTCGATTCGCGAAGTGACGGGCGTTCCGATCAAGTTCCTGGGAGTCGGTGAAAAAGTCGCCGCGCTTGAGGTGTTCCATCCTGATCGTTTGGCGAAGCGGATCCTCGACATGGGGGATGTCCTGAGCCTCGTGGAGAAGGCCGCGGACGTCGTTTCCGAGAAGGAAGCCCGCGACTCCGCCAAGAAGATGATGAAGAACGAATTCACCCTGGAGGACTTCTTGAGCCAGATCCAAACGCTCAAAAAGCTCGGTGGATTCGAGTCCCTGCTGAAATTCTTACCCGGCGCGGGTCAGCTGACGAAGCAGATGAAGGGCATGGCACCGCCGGACGATGAGATCAAAAAGATCGAAGCCGTCATTCGCTCCATGACCCCCCAAGAGCGGCGGGATCCCCGGGTTTTGAATGCGTCGCGCCGTGAGCGGATCGCGAAAGGTTCCGGAACTCAAGTTCAGGATGTGAACCGCTTGGTACGCCAGTTTGACGAGGCCAAGAAGATGATGTCGGGACTCATGAAAATGGGCATGGGCCGTGGAAAAGGCCTCCCATTTTAA
- the rpsP gene encoding 30S ribosomal protein S16 produces MAVVIRLARVGSKHEPKYRITVADSRRYVTGKFIEILGYYNPVPRGQDKKVDMDLAKAQEWIKKGAQPSDRVRTVMKIAEAAK; encoded by the coding sequence ATGGCCGTTGTGATTCGCCTGGCACGCGTTGGATCGAAGCATGAACCTAAGTACCGCATTACCGTTGCGGATTCTCGTCGTTATGTGACTGGTAAATTCATTGAGATTCTGGGTTACTACAACCCCGTTCCCCGTGGCCAAGACAAGAAGGTCGATATGGACCTGGCCAAGGCTCAAGAGTGGATCAAGAAGGGTGCACAACCCTCGGACCGCGTTCGCACGGTGATGAAAATCGCCGAAGCGGCGAAGTAA
- a CDS encoding KH domain-containing protein, with protein sequence MSDSSLKDLVEFMAKSLVDQPDEVEVTEVEGEQTTVVELKVAKNDLGKVIGKQGRTARSMRTILSAASTKLQKRSVLEIVE encoded by the coding sequence ATGAGTGATTCGAGTTTGAAAGACCTCGTCGAGTTCATGGCGAAATCCCTTGTGGATCAGCCCGACGAAGTGGAAGTGACTGAAGTCGAGGGCGAACAAACGACCGTCGTCGAGTTGAAAGTCGCAAAAAACGATCTGGGTAAGGTCATCGGTAAGCAGGGACGGACCGCGCGCTCGATGCGCACCATCCTCAGCGCGGCCTCGACCAAGCTGCAAAAACGCAGCGTGCTCGAGATTGTTGAATAA
- a CDS encoding peptide chain release factor 3 produces the protein MNVAPPVAEEILRRRTFAIISHPDAGKTTLTEKLLYHGGVIHEAGEVKGKRGTKAVTSDWMEMEREKGISITSSVMTFDYSKLRVNLLDTPGHKDFSEDTYRVLMAVDSACMLIDVAKGVEERTKKLYDVCRLRNVPIFTFINKLDREGKSPLELLDEVETTLKMTCYPLTWPIGIGQRFAGIYHRIRKEVMLYDQRREGDEVEIIKVNDFRDPVWRDKVHPEVYAQTLEELDLIEGVLPPFDHEAFLRGEISPLTWGSAKQNFGVNTFLDFFCQYAPGPQPRRTKDGTDVSVLDANFTGFVFKIQANMDRRHRDRVAFLRICSGRFERGMKIKHSRLDKEVRLAYSNQFVAADRETVDEAFAGDIVGVNDTGNFAIGDSVGSETKVQFEDIPKFAPELFARMTVPDAMKRKKMQEALSHLSEEGAIQLFIDPFIGAQDPVIGAIGELQFEVLVRRMQDEYNLDCKLHRLALTVARWPRLDGKPVDQLKGNFTIYRDMIDQPVILLEQEWDLNWAKKENPEIEFATSISRAR, from the coding sequence ATGAACGTTGCACCCCCTGTAGCCGAAGAAATCCTGCGCCGACGCACCTTTGCGATCATCTCCCACCCCGATGCGGGAAAGACCACGTTGACCGAAAAGCTCCTGTACCACGGCGGCGTCATTCACGAGGCCGGCGAGGTCAAAGGCAAGCGCGGGACCAAGGCGGTAACTTCGGACTGGATGGAAATGGAGCGCGAAAAGGGGATTTCGATCACGTCCTCGGTGATGACGTTCGACTATTCCAAGTTGCGCGTGAATCTGCTGGATACCCCCGGTCACAAAGACTTCTCGGAGGATACCTACCGCGTTTTGATGGCCGTGGACTCGGCGTGCATGCTGATCGACGTCGCCAAGGGCGTCGAGGAGCGGACCAAAAAACTTTACGACGTCTGCCGCCTGCGGAATGTCCCGATCTTCACGTTCATCAACAAGCTCGACCGCGAGGGGAAATCCCCTTTGGAACTTCTGGACGAGGTCGAAACCACGTTGAAGATGACCTGCTACCCGTTGACCTGGCCGATCGGCATCGGGCAGCGCTTCGCGGGCATCTATCACCGCATCCGCAAAGAAGTGATGCTTTACGATCAGCGCCGCGAAGGGGACGAGGTCGAGATCATCAAGGTAAACGACTTCCGCGATCCCGTCTGGCGCGACAAGGTCCATCCCGAGGTCTACGCGCAGACGCTGGAAGAGCTCGACCTGATCGAGGGCGTCTTGCCGCCGTTCGATCACGAGGCCTTTCTGCGCGGCGAGATTTCGCCTCTCACGTGGGGTTCGGCGAAGCAGAACTTCGGCGTGAACACCTTCCTGGATTTCTTCTGTCAGTACGCTCCGGGGCCGCAACCCCGGCGCACGAAAGACGGGACGGATGTCTCGGTGCTCGATGCGAATTTCACGGGTTTCGTTTTCAAGATCCAGGCGAATATGGATCGCCGCCATCGCGATCGCGTCGCGTTTTTGCGCATCTGCTCGGGGCGTTTCGAGCGCGGCATGAAGATCAAGCACTCGCGCCTGGATAAGGAAGTGCGGCTCGCGTATTCGAACCAGTTCGTGGCGGCCGATCGGGAGACGGTCGATGAGGCCTTCGCCGGCGACATCGTCGGCGTGAACGACACGGGCAATTTCGCGATCGGCGATTCCGTCGGCTCGGAAACGAAGGTCCAGTTCGAGGATATCCCGAAATTCGCGCCCGAGCTGTTCGCCCGCATGACGGTGCCGGACGCGATGAAGCGCAAAAAAATGCAAGAGGCGCTCTCGCACCTGTCCGAGGAGGGCGCGATCCAGCTCTTCATCGATCCGTTCATCGGCGCGCAAGATCCCGTCATCGGCGCCATCGGGGAGCTGCAGTTCGAGGTGCTCGTGCGCCGGATGCAGGACGAATACAACCTCGATTGCAAGCTGCACCGTCTGGCGCTCACGGTGGCGCGCTGGCCGCGTTTGGACGGAAAGCCCGTCGACCAGCTCAAAGGGAACTTCACGATTTACCGCGATATGATCGACCAGCCCGTGATCCTGCTGGAGCAGGAGTGGGACCTCAACTGGGCGAAAAAAGAAAATCCCGAGATCGAGTTCGCGACGTCGATCTCGCGGGCGAGATAA